The DNA region TCCCTCAGGATTACGCAATCCCCTGGGCAAATTCTTTTTTAAGTTTATTTAAACTGCTGGCAATGCTGGCATCAAACTGCCTGTCACCAACTTTCAAAATAAAGCCCCCTATCAGTTTATCATTAACTTTTTCCCTGATTACTACTTCGTTGGCACCAATTTCTTTTTTTACGATAGCTACAATCTCCGCCCTGCTTTCGGCAGTAAGCTCGGTAGCAGTAGTTACATAAGCAGTTACGATCCCTTTAAGGGCATTATACTGTGCTATAAATGATTTTGATATATCAAATAGAATTGCAGAGC from Pedobacter africanus includes:
- the atpH gene encoding ATP synthase F1 subunit delta; translated protein: MSENKAASRYAKSLIDLAKERNALEEIKNDMVFLEQVIDQNPELEAILRNPIVPLDKKSGILENILGAKVNEATKAFAKLIVNKGRSAILFDISKSFIAQYNALKGIVTAYVTTATELTAESRAEIVAIVKKEIGANEVVIREKVNDKLIGGFILKVGDRQFDASIASSLNKLKKEFAQGIA